The Narcine bancroftii isolate sNarBan1 chromosome 6, sNarBan1.hap1, whole genome shotgun sequence genome window below encodes:
- the cln8 gene encoding protein CLN8: MTHSADKMKPLSSVDFSQSLFEMDYFSWNVRCTLISAGFLFYFLIFLLTHVCSLALSLTYRSLPVKEKVFWNLAVSRGIFGIQSIVAGLWALLKDPALQSDKLLGQQDWSWFNMLTAFGFFLFENIALHGSNVVFKTFDLALGLHHFFALSGYGSALIWDNLGHYLPMLILLLEMSTPFTCISWMLLKAGFSHLRLWKLNQWLMIHLFHCRMILTYHIWWVCWQNLERMKLHIKVPQMALFFAGLFLLTFVINPYWTHKKTLQLFNPVDWNFERPTGKVSNGETNTALKKAA; the protein is encoded by the exons ATGACTCATTCTGCTGACAAAATGAAGCCTCTCTCCAGTGTTGATTTTTCCCAGAGTCTTTTTGAGATGGACTACTTTTCCTGGAATGTCCGCTGCACACTGATATCTGCTGGTTTTCTCTTCTACTTTCTCATTTTCCTTTTAACCCACGTGTGCAGCCTTGCCCTGTCACTGACCTACCGATCTCTGCCAGTAAAGGAGAAAGTCTTCTGGAACCTCGCAGTCAGTCGTGGGATTTTTGGAATCCAGAGCATAGTGGCCGGACTTTGGGCTCTCCTCAAAGATCCTGCCTTGCAGTCTGATAAACTGCTAGGCCAGCAGGACTGGTCTTGGTTCAACATGCTGACAGCGTTTGGGTTCTTCCTGTTTGAGAATATAGCCCTTCATGGGTCCAATGTTGTTTTCAAAACCTTTGACTTGGCCTTGGGACTTCATCACTTCTTTGCTCTGTCTGGCTATGGCAGTGCTTTGATCTGGGATAACCTTGGCCACTACTTACCAATGCTGATACTGCTGCTAGAGATGAGTACCCCTTTCACTTGCATCTCTTGGATGCTGCTGAAG GCTGGTTTTTCACACCTCCGCCTTTGGAAACTGAACCAGTGGCTTATGATCCACCTATTTCACTGCCGTATGATCCTCACCTACCACATCTGGTGGGTGTGCTGGCAGAATTTGGAGAGAATGAAGCTCCACATCAAAGTCCCACAGATGGCATTGTTCTTTGCTGGACTTTTTCTCCTGACTTTTGTCATCAATCCCTACTGGACACACAAGAAGACCTTGCAGCTTTTCAATCCGGTGGACTGGAACTTTGAAAGGCCAACCGGGAAAGTGTCGAATGGTGAAACAAACACAGCTTTGAAGAAAGCAGCGTGA